Genomic segment of Candidatus Neomarinimicrobiota bacterium:
CCGGTCAGGGTCGTCTGATCGTAGAGAATGAGGGTGTTCTGCCGCCTACTTCCAGGACTGACCTGCGGTTGTCCTATCGCTATCATTTAGGCAAAACCAATGCACAGGTCTTCATGATGATCACCAACGTGTTTGATGCCCAAAATTTCAACGGTGTTGCTGATGTTGAGTGGTACCATACTTATCGTATGCTGGCTGAAGCCCACGATGCCGGCGATCTTACCGATGCTGAGTATCTCGCCCAGACTGATAGCGATAATGATGGTGAAACGGATTACAATAAATCACATCCTGAAATGGGATCTGATCTAAACCCGGCGATCTATGCTGATTCACGCCGGTTTCAGATTGGGTTCTCTCTTGGTTTCTAAATATTTAGGAAAGTTAGGTCTATAATTTATGAAAGTGGCGTATTTAAATCTAGTCAGTACCCTTGTTGTTAGTCTTCTATTGCTATCTGCTCCTGAAGTGTTGCAGGCCCGCAATAAGTTGCATGACGAACAGGGTGGCAGCCAATTGGCCAAACCATCAGCTCGTCCTGAGAAAGCCTTTTTTATTCATACTACGGGTAACCTCTGGACTTCTGTTACCAACTATGGTAGTGTCGGTGACCCCAATTTTGAATCTGCAGGAAGACCGTCCATGCAATGGCCGGGTGGCTCAAATAATAACTATTTGTACGATTCTGGAGTTTGGGTAGGAGCAATGCTGGGTGGAGATCCAGCGGTAACCTCCTATTTCTATAATCCTGATCAGGAGTGGCTGCCCACTACAGGAATCCCTGGTGAGCTTGGGACTACTGTCGGTGGAACCAAGGCAAAATCACTGGAAGACAGTTATATGGTCTTTGATGATCTGGAGGCGCACTCTGAAAGTAGCCACCTGCCCCTGGGTGTCCGTGTTGCTCAACGGGGTATGACCTGGAGTCTCCCTGATTATGATGATGCCATTGCCTTTGAGTATGAAGTGTTCAACACCGGTTTGAATGGTGACCTGACAAACGTTCATGTGGGCTTCTGGTATGATATTGATGCAGCGTCAGTCGACAATTCCATGTTGGCAATCGATGATCTGGTCGATTACGATGGATGGGATGAAGGTGACACTGATACAGATATCCTCGATGCCGTTGATCCTTATGATCTAAACGGTGATGGATGGACTGGCTACGATGAATATGGTGTTCCCTACTATCGGGACCAGGGACACAATCCCAATTATAACCCTGATTTAACCGAGGCAGACGGTTTTTATGATGAGTGGGGCATTGTATTTGACGCTGCTGCACCTGTGATCAACTGGCAAAGTGATGTTGAAGATTTAGGTCGCTTTGCTGGAGAACCGGCCATTGTTGATGGTGATACGCTTCACGGGTATATTTTCCCCCGAAGCCTGTCATATATCTATGATGGTGATGATCCAGTGTCATCCAGCAATGATTATGGTGAGCGTGAAATGAGTCCAAACGTGGATGGTTTTCTGGGAGGCATGTTACTGGCAACCGGAGCACCGTCGCACTTGATAGAGGGTCGCGACTACACGGCCGCCGTGTCACATCAGTGGTGGAACTGGGAATCAGATCCAAAAACTGATGATGATCGCTGGGATTACATGATGGGACAACATGTGGCGAGTCAATCCAAGAAGTTTCTTGATAATCCCCTGGAACTGGGATTCCCGCAGTTTGACTATCGTTATCTGCTGACAACCGGTCCCTTTGATCTACCTGAGGGTAGCTCAATTAAACTGGTCTTTGTTAGTGTTATTGGCCGCGGTCTGGAAGGACTGCGTCAGAATGCTGACAACCTTGTGGAAGCCTATTACTCAGGTAGTGAAACCAGTGATCCATATAATCCAAGTAACTGGGATGAGGATAAACACTGGGTGCTTCCCATCCCGCCAGCTGTACCGAATCTTTCCTATTCACCCATTAATAATGGCATCGAGTTGGCTTGGGATCGTACAGCAGAGACCGGTATTGACCCCAATCTGGGACAAACTGATTTTGAAGGTTATCAGCTCTATCGTTCTACATACAATCCTCAGGGTTGGGAGATGATCTACTCCTACGACAATGTAAATGGTGCCGTTTACATCGTTAACCAACAGGGGGACACTCTGAACCCCAAACTGGATGGTATGGATACTCTCTTTGTGGATGAAACTGGCTGGGAAGAATCCGCTGGTAGCTGGATTCTGGTTGACCTGCCGAATATCGCTCAAACCTATCAGGATCTTGGTGGTATGACTCCCTGGGGTGTATCGATTGAACCTCCCATGAATAGCATTCCCTATTTTTATGCGTTGAGTGCTTATGATCCGATCAAAACCGCTGCCGAAGCTGGACAAGATCTGCCCAGAGCATATTCTCCCTTAAGCAATTACAAAAAGACTTTGTCTGGAGCGCCTGTGGCAGTTTTTCCTTCACGTCTCTACGAAGTAGGGGAGAGCGTGCCCAGTTTGGATGGCGTAAAGGTTGTGCCTAATCCTTACCGTGGTACGGCACTCTGGGAAGCCCAATACGAAGATCGGCTCAAATTTGCCGGATTACCACCAGTGGCCAAGATCACCATCTTTACCCTGGCCGGTGATATGGTGATTGAGATTGAGCACACCAATGGTACGGACTATGAGTTCTGGGATCTGGTCAGTCGTAACAATCAATCTGCTGTCAGTGGACTGTACCTGTATGTCGTTGAAGCCCCGGACGTTGATGTCGTTGGGCAAAGTTCAACGAAGATGGTGAAAAAAGTTGATAAATTCGCACTGTTTCGTTAAAGAAAGCAGCGAGAGAGACTATGAATATGAAATTTAAAGCAATTGTCTTAATTACCTTTCTGCTCATCGGACGTGGTGCTGTTGGTCAGGAAATATTTGAAAAAATTGGAACTGCTGGAGCTCACTTCCTGGATATATCTCTGGATGCCAGAGTCCGGGGTATGGGAGACGCTTATGCTGCTCTCACCATGCCGGATGCTTCCGCCAGTCATTACAATCCGGCCACATTGGTCTTTGTGCCTTCCTGGAGTACTTCATTCGGAATGGTGAACTATTTTGCCGGTATATCGGTAAATGGTGGTTCAGCCGCTTATCGGCTGGATGGCATTGGCACCGTGGGACTCTCCTTCAGGGGCTTGAATTCAGGTACCATGGAAGAGACCACGGTTCTGCAACAGGACGGTACAGGTAACACCTTTGAATGGTCAGATGTAGCAATAGGTTTGAACTTTGCCCGTTCTTTTACGGATCGATTTGCCTTTGGTATGAATCTGAAATACATCAAAGAATCAATTTCCGCTTATGATTTGAATGCCTCGGCCTGGGCGGTGGATCTGGGCACATATTATCGTACCGGTTTTCGCTCTTTGCGTCTGGGTATGACCATCCGGAATTTCGGTCCGGAACTGGATTTCAATACCAGTTTCACCGATTTTAATAATGGTGAGATCGTACCGGAGCCAAGTGAGTATCACCCCTTCCACATGCCGCTGACCTTCCAGGTTGGTGTAGCTATGGATTTTCTTGAAGATACGAACAATCATTTTTTAACAGTTGCGATTGATGCAGTGCACCCCAACGAAGCCGCTGAACGCTTGAATATCGGAGTTGACTATCGCTTTATGAATACCATTCACCTGCGTGGTGGTGGCTGGCTCGCTCCTGAGAATACTTCTTATGCTGCTCTGTTTGGAGGGGTTGGGATAGAAGTGGCTTCAATTGGTCGGTTTGACTACGCCATTTCCTCCTATGATCTCTTAGGGGCTGTACATCAGTTTTCATTGACAATATCACGATAAGGATAGGTCTAGCTATGATTTTAAAGCATAAAACAATTGATATAGCTCTATCGTTTATCCTGTCCAGTGCAGTGATCTTCGGTTCAGCTCCTGAACTTCAATTTGCCGGTTATCAGCCGGATGACAATCAATTGGTTCTGGTTTTTGATCAGGATGTGAAGGTTGATAATGTCTTTCTTGGCCTGATCTCATTTGATGATGATAATTCTGGACCCAACACCGATCTCTTTTTGCAAGGTGGTCAGGTAGTAAACCCTGCCGGGTTGGTCCTCAATGATACCATTATTATTCATCTTATCTATCAGGACATTATAGACAGTTTTACCGGCAGCTTTTTCGGTGAGAATGCCTACCTGTTTGAACTGTGGGGAACTGATCTGGATCAGATTAAAACCCTGGAAGGTATGGCTACCGATAATTTGACACTCCAACTGGATGCAGGTGCTTTCATTTCAGAAGATAATGAGATGTGTTTGGCCCAAGCTGTGGCGTGTACCGTTGCTCCGGATAATTCCCGGCCGGTCATTGAATCAGCTGTTTACGATGCCAACATCAACACCCTTACGCTGACTTTCGATAGTTATGTTCAATATGATCGATTGGCTGAAGACCGCTCTATCGCCGGCGGACCGGGAAATGGATTACTCCAAAACGCCATCCCTGGTAATGATGACGGAGAAGATCGCAACGATAATGGCGCCCTGGACTTTGAAACCAATATTCAACCTTTTGAGATCGGTCTGGTTGGTTCTGCCGGCAGCATGACGCTGGAAAATATTGGGAGCCTGGTTCAGACAGAGGATTCTGATACACTTGATATCGTTCTTACCAGTAATGATGCAAAACGTCTGGAAGCCAGTGTTGGATTGGATGTTTTAAATCTGGCAGTCAACGAATGGGCTTTTGTAGACACAAATTATAACCCGAACCTGGCCAGCAATGCCAGTGTGTCCGTTATTTCGGATTCAGTTGATTT
This window contains:
- a CDS encoding PorV/PorQ family protein, with translation MKFKAIVLITFLLIGRGAVGQEIFEKIGTAGAHFLDISLDARVRGMGDAYAALTMPDASASHYNPATLVFVPSWSTSFGMVNYFAGISVNGGSAAYRLDGIGTVGLSFRGLNSGTMEETTVLQQDGTGNTFEWSDVAIGLNFARSFTDRFAFGMNLKYIKESISAYDLNASAWAVDLGTYYRTGFRSLRLGMTIRNFGPELDFNTSFTDFNNGEIVPEPSEYHPFHMPLTFQVGVAMDFLEDTNNHFLTVAIDAVHPNEAAERLNIGVDYRFMNTIHLRGGGWLAPENTSYAALFGGVGIEVASIGRFDYAISSYDLLGAVHQFSLTISR